From Oncorhynchus mykiss isolate Arlee chromosome 6, USDA_OmykA_1.1, whole genome shotgun sequence, the proteins below share one genomic window:
- the rabl6b gene encoding rab-like protein 6 isoform X2 — MFSALKKLVGSEPGQPRDKSIPAGMQSMNQSLQRRFAKGVQYNMKIVIRGDRNTGKSTLWHRLQGKKFTDDYIPTQEIQATSIHWNYKTTDDVVKVEVWDVVDKGQKYPLPEGVGRGKKRGDTLKVENEPQESDEVALDAEFLDVYKNCNGVIMMFDITKQWTFNYILRELPKVPTHVPVCVLGNHRDMGDHRVILPDDIRQVIANLNRPMGSSYIHYAEASMKNGFGLKYLHRFFNIPFLQLQRETLLRQLETNQLDMDATLEELTVQQETEDQNYEIFLENIETRSKGYGSPGPANGRSPSSGSQSPTVPPSGASTGSSSPGTPHQPTIPAQVPGLQAPSPSPSPPPPVLAAGMVSPTAELQSPTLRQAQCPEHPGPSPLPPASGPAQAPPPQKRGLISRLFGSAPAPEVTATMPEPEPAPVCPANVQSVDDFVPDEGLDKSFLEDSLPSKVKVPQPALDSDSDGEDRGNPMVAGYMDELDPDDKEPPLPLPNTPGLLTSKDFTMSSDEEELEAQPPLISPPVPAVTQDEHLNLDSDSELIKPCTESIMPRAMEPQAPEPLAPAGQLLENTVPQVAEPITLTLTSAPAVALEQPGLPRGKKGGTPGVDSDSDPGAPVAEQMLSFVMDDLDFASEEEAVIQKITKEVFPVRDEVLSDLELSDDDIPPATLIPEPLKPTPVLKPSFQSNNETDLFGLGFTEEATKAKDSSEDLEEKESKHSAKEKKKKKKKSKEEDEKSSKKKHKKDKKKEKDETGTEDDKERKKKKSRTKKMDDLEDFLAGGEGSANREGGDYEEL; from the exons ATGTTTTCAGCTTTGAAGAAGTTAGTTGGTTCTGAACCAGGCCAGCCAAGGGACAAGAGCATCCCTGCTGGCATGCAGTCCATGAACCAGAGTTTACAGAGACGCTTTGCCAAAGGAGTACAGTACAACA TGAAAATAGTTATCCGTGGAGACCGAAATACTGGCAAGAGCACTCTATGGCATCGACTGCAAGGAAAGAAATTCACAGATGACTACATACCCACTCAAGAGATCCAGGCAACCAGCATCCATTGGAACTACAAAA CCACTGATGACGTGGTCAAGGTGGAAGTGTGGGACGTGGTGGATAAAG GCCAAAAATACCCTCTCCCTGAGGGTGTAG GCAGAGGTAAAAAGCGAGGGGACACTTTGAAAGTAGAGAATGAACCCCAAGAG TCTGACGAAGTGGCCTTGGATGCAGAGTTCCTCGATGTTTACAAGAACTGCAACGGCGTGATCATGATGTTTGACATTACCAAGCAATG GACATTCAACTACATCCTGAGAGAGCTGCCCAAAGTACCCACTCATGTTCCAGTGTGTGTCCTAGGCAACCACAGGGACATGGGTGACCACCGTGTCATTCTACCTGATGACATCCGCCAGGTTATCGCTAATCTGAATAG ACCCATGGGTTCCTCCTATATTCACTACGCTGAAGCCTCTATGAAGAATGGATTTGGTTTGAAATATTTACACAGATTTTTCAACATTCCTTTCCTGCAACTTCAG AGGGAGACTCTGTTACGGCAGCTCGAGACCAACCAGTTAGACATGGACGCCACTCTGGAGGAGCTCACCGTGCAGCAGGAGACTGaggatcaaaactatgaaat TTTCTTGGAGAACATAGAGACCCGCAGTAAAGGCTATGGTTCTCCTGGTCCAGCCAACGGCCGGAGCCCCTCCTCGGGCTCCCAGTCCCCTACCGTTCCTCCAAGCGGGGCCTCCACTGGCAGCTCTAGCCCTGGCACCCCTCATCAGCCAACCATCCCTGCCCAGGTCCCCGGCCTCCAGGCCCCCTCGCCCTCgccctctcctccgcctcctgTCCTGGCAGCTGGGATGGTTTCCCCCACAGCTGAGCTTCAATCCCCCACTCTGAGGCAGGCTCAGTGTCCTGAGCATCCTGGACCATCACCGCTTCCCCCAGCATCAGGCCCTGCCCAGGCCCCGCCTCCTCAGAAACGTGGCTTGATCTCACGCCTCTTTGGCTCCGCCCCGGCCCCAGAGGTGACTGCCACCATGCCAG AGCCGGAGCCTGCCCCCGTGTGTCCTGCTAATGTTCAGAGTGTGGATGACTTTGTGCCAGACGAGGGTCTGGATAAAAGCTTCCTGGAGGACAGCCTGCCCTCTAAAGTTAAGGTTCCCCAACCTGCACTGGACAGTGACAG TGatggggaggacagagggaacCCCATGGTGGCAGGTTATATGGATGAGCTGGACCCAGATGACAAGGAGCCCCCGCTGCCCCTACCCAACACCCCGGGCCTTCTCACCAGTAAAGACTTCACTATGTCTAGTGATGAGGAGGAGTTGGAAGCACAGCCCCCACTAATATCACCACCAGTACCTGCTGTCACTCAGGATGAACACCTCAACCTTGACAGTGATTCAGAGCTGATAAA ACCGTGCACTGAGTCCATAATGCCCCGTGCCATGGAGCCCCAAGCTCCGGAGCCTTTGGCACCTGCTGGCCAACTCTTGGAGAACACTGTCCCCCAGGTGGCTGAGCCCATCACCCTCACCCTAACCTCTGCACCTGCAGTAGCCCTGGAGCAGCCAGGCCTACccagagggaaaaagggaggaACCCCTGGGGTGGACTCGGACTCTGACCCAGGGGCCCCTGTTGCTGAGCAGATGCTCTCCTTCGTGATGGATGATCTTGACTTTGCGTCTGAGGAGGAGGCAGTCATCCAGAAGATAACTAAG GAAGTTTTCCCAGTCAGGGATGAAGTACTGTCTGATCTGGAGCTGTCAGATGATGACATCCCTCCAGCCACGCTGATCCCAGAGCCTCTGAAGCCCACACCGGTCCTGAAGCCCTCCTTTCAGAGTAATAATGAGACCGACCTGTTTGGCTTGGGCTTTACAGAGGAAGCCACCAAAGCCAAGGACAGCAGTGAGGACCTAGAAG AGAAGGAAAGCAAACACTCTGCAAaagaaaagaagaaaaagaagaagaaaagcaAAGAG GAGGATGAGAAGAGCAGCAAGAAGAAGCATAAAAAGGACAAGAAAAAGGAGAAAGATGAGACCGGAACAGAAGATGACAAAGAGAGGAAAAAGAAGAAATCTCGGACCAAGAAAATGGATGACTTGGAGGATTTCTTGGCTGGAGGGGAGGGGTCAGCAAATAGAGAGGGCGGAGACTATGAAGAACTCTAG
- the rabl6b gene encoding rab-like protein 6 isoform X4, protein MFSALKKLVGSEPGQPRDKSIPAGMQSMNQSLQRRFAKGVQYNMKIVIRGDRNTGKSTLWHRLQGKKFTDDYIPTQEIQATSIHWNYKTTDDVVKVEVWDVVDKGRGKKRGDTLKVENEPQESDEVALDAEFLDVYKNCNGVIMMFDITKQWTFNYILRELPKVPTHVPVCVLGNHRDMGDHRVILPDDIRQVIANLNRPMGSSYIHYAEASMKNGFGLKYLHRFFNIPFLQLQRETLLRQLETNQLDMDATLEELTVQQETEDQNYEIFLENIETRSKGYGSPGPANGRSPSSGSQSPTVPPSGASTGSSSPGTPHQPTIPAQVPGLQAPSPSPSPPPPVLAAGMVSPTAELQSPTLRQAQCPEHPGPSPLPPASGPAQAPPPQKRGLISRLFGSAPAPEVTATMPEPEPAPVCPANVQSVDDFVPDEGLDKSFLEDSLPSKVKVPQPALDSDSDGEDRGNPMVAGYMDELDPDDKEPPLPLPNTPGLLTSKDFTMSSDEEELEAQPPLISPPVPAVTQDEHLNLDSDSELIKPCTESIMPRAMEPQAPEPLAPAGQLLENTVPQVAEPITLTLTSAPAVALEQPGLPRGKKGGTPGVDSDSDPGAPVAEQMLSFVMDDLDFASEEEAVIQKITKEVFPVRDEVLSDLELSDDDIPPATLIPEPLKPTPVLKPSFQSNNETDLFGLGFTEEATKAKDSSEDLEEKESKHSAKEKKKKKKKSKEEDEKSSKKKHKKDKKKEKDETGTEDDKERKKKKSRTKKMDDLEDFLAGGEGSANREGGDYEEL, encoded by the exons ATGTTTTCAGCTTTGAAGAAGTTAGTTGGTTCTGAACCAGGCCAGCCAAGGGACAAGAGCATCCCTGCTGGCATGCAGTCCATGAACCAGAGTTTACAGAGACGCTTTGCCAAAGGAGTACAGTACAACA TGAAAATAGTTATCCGTGGAGACCGAAATACTGGCAAGAGCACTCTATGGCATCGACTGCAAGGAAAGAAATTCACAGATGACTACATACCCACTCAAGAGATCCAGGCAACCAGCATCCATTGGAACTACAAAA CCACTGATGACGTGGTCAAGGTGGAAGTGTGGGACGTGGTGGATAAAG GCAGAGGTAAAAAGCGAGGGGACACTTTGAAAGTAGAGAATGAACCCCAAGAG TCTGACGAAGTGGCCTTGGATGCAGAGTTCCTCGATGTTTACAAGAACTGCAACGGCGTGATCATGATGTTTGACATTACCAAGCAATG GACATTCAACTACATCCTGAGAGAGCTGCCCAAAGTACCCACTCATGTTCCAGTGTGTGTCCTAGGCAACCACAGGGACATGGGTGACCACCGTGTCATTCTACCTGATGACATCCGCCAGGTTATCGCTAATCTGAATAG ACCCATGGGTTCCTCCTATATTCACTACGCTGAAGCCTCTATGAAGAATGGATTTGGTTTGAAATATTTACACAGATTTTTCAACATTCCTTTCCTGCAACTTCAG AGGGAGACTCTGTTACGGCAGCTCGAGACCAACCAGTTAGACATGGACGCCACTCTGGAGGAGCTCACCGTGCAGCAGGAGACTGaggatcaaaactatgaaat TTTCTTGGAGAACATAGAGACCCGCAGTAAAGGCTATGGTTCTCCTGGTCCAGCCAACGGCCGGAGCCCCTCCTCGGGCTCCCAGTCCCCTACCGTTCCTCCAAGCGGGGCCTCCACTGGCAGCTCTAGCCCTGGCACCCCTCATCAGCCAACCATCCCTGCCCAGGTCCCCGGCCTCCAGGCCCCCTCGCCCTCgccctctcctccgcctcctgTCCTGGCAGCTGGGATGGTTTCCCCCACAGCTGAGCTTCAATCCCCCACTCTGAGGCAGGCTCAGTGTCCTGAGCATCCTGGACCATCACCGCTTCCCCCAGCATCAGGCCCTGCCCAGGCCCCGCCTCCTCAGAAACGTGGCTTGATCTCACGCCTCTTTGGCTCCGCCCCGGCCCCAGAGGTGACTGCCACCATGCCAG AGCCGGAGCCTGCCCCCGTGTGTCCTGCTAATGTTCAGAGTGTGGATGACTTTGTGCCAGACGAGGGTCTGGATAAAAGCTTCCTGGAGGACAGCCTGCCCTCTAAAGTTAAGGTTCCCCAACCTGCACTGGACAGTGACAG TGatggggaggacagagggaacCCCATGGTGGCAGGTTATATGGATGAGCTGGACCCAGATGACAAGGAGCCCCCGCTGCCCCTACCCAACACCCCGGGCCTTCTCACCAGTAAAGACTTCACTATGTCTAGTGATGAGGAGGAGTTGGAAGCACAGCCCCCACTAATATCACCACCAGTACCTGCTGTCACTCAGGATGAACACCTCAACCTTGACAGTGATTCAGAGCTGATAAA ACCGTGCACTGAGTCCATAATGCCCCGTGCCATGGAGCCCCAAGCTCCGGAGCCTTTGGCACCTGCTGGCCAACTCTTGGAGAACACTGTCCCCCAGGTGGCTGAGCCCATCACCCTCACCCTAACCTCTGCACCTGCAGTAGCCCTGGAGCAGCCAGGCCTACccagagggaaaaagggaggaACCCCTGGGGTGGACTCGGACTCTGACCCAGGGGCCCCTGTTGCTGAGCAGATGCTCTCCTTCGTGATGGATGATCTTGACTTTGCGTCTGAGGAGGAGGCAGTCATCCAGAAGATAACTAAG GAAGTTTTCCCAGTCAGGGATGAAGTACTGTCTGATCTGGAGCTGTCAGATGATGACATCCCTCCAGCCACGCTGATCCCAGAGCCTCTGAAGCCCACACCGGTCCTGAAGCCCTCCTTTCAGAGTAATAATGAGACCGACCTGTTTGGCTTGGGCTTTACAGAGGAAGCCACCAAAGCCAAGGACAGCAGTGAGGACCTAGAAG AGAAGGAAAGCAAACACTCTGCAAaagaaaagaagaaaaagaagaagaaaagcaAAGAG GAGGATGAGAAGAGCAGCAAGAAGAAGCATAAAAAGGACAAGAAAAAGGAGAAAGATGAGACCGGAACAGAAGATGACAAAGAGAGGAAAAAGAAGAAATCTCGGACCAAGAAAATGGATGACTTGGAGGATTTCTTGGCTGGAGGGGAGGGGTCAGCAAATAGAGAGGGCGGAGACTATGAAGAACTCTAG
- the rabl6b gene encoding rab-like protein 6 isoform X1 produces MHLPYGALKKLVGSEPGQPRDKSIPAGMQSMNQSLQRRFAKGVQYNMKIVIRGDRNTGKSTLWHRLQGKKFTDDYIPTQEIQATSIHWNYKTTDDVVKVEVWDVVDKGQKYPLPEGVGRGKKRGDTLKVENEPQESDEVALDAEFLDVYKNCNGVIMMFDITKQWTFNYILRELPKVPTHVPVCVLGNHRDMGDHRVILPDDIRQVIANLNRPMGSSYIHYAEASMKNGFGLKYLHRFFNIPFLQLQRETLLRQLETNQLDMDATLEELTVQQETEDQNYEIFLENIETRSKGYGSPGPANGRSPSSGSQSPTVPPSGASTGSSSPGTPHQPTIPAQVPGLQAPSPSPSPPPPVLAAGMVSPTAELQSPTLRQAQCPEHPGPSPLPPASGPAQAPPPQKRGLISRLFGSAPAPEVTATMPEPEPAPVCPANVQSVDDFVPDEGLDKSFLEDSLPSKVKVPQPALDSDSDGEDRGNPMVAGYMDELDPDDKEPPLPLPNTPGLLTSKDFTMSSDEEELEAQPPLISPPVPAVTQDEHLNLDSDSELIKPCTESIMPRAMEPQAPEPLAPAGQLLENTVPQVAEPITLTLTSAPAVALEQPGLPRGKKGGTPGVDSDSDPGAPVAEQMLSFVMDDLDFASEEEAVIQKITKEVFPVRDEVLSDLELSDDDIPPATLIPEPLKPTPVLKPSFQSNNETDLFGLGFTEEATKAKDSSEDLEEKESKHSAKEKKKKKKKSKEEDEKSSKKKHKKDKKKEKDETGTEDDKERKKKKSRTKKMDDLEDFLAGGEGSANREGGDYEEL; encoded by the exons ATGCATCTTCCTTATGGGG CTTTGAAGAAGTTAGTTGGTTCTGAACCAGGCCAGCCAAGGGACAAGAGCATCCCTGCTGGCATGCAGTCCATGAACCAGAGTTTACAGAGACGCTTTGCCAAAGGAGTACAGTACAACA TGAAAATAGTTATCCGTGGAGACCGAAATACTGGCAAGAGCACTCTATGGCATCGACTGCAAGGAAAGAAATTCACAGATGACTACATACCCACTCAAGAGATCCAGGCAACCAGCATCCATTGGAACTACAAAA CCACTGATGACGTGGTCAAGGTGGAAGTGTGGGACGTGGTGGATAAAG GCCAAAAATACCCTCTCCCTGAGGGTGTAG GCAGAGGTAAAAAGCGAGGGGACACTTTGAAAGTAGAGAATGAACCCCAAGAG TCTGACGAAGTGGCCTTGGATGCAGAGTTCCTCGATGTTTACAAGAACTGCAACGGCGTGATCATGATGTTTGACATTACCAAGCAATG GACATTCAACTACATCCTGAGAGAGCTGCCCAAAGTACCCACTCATGTTCCAGTGTGTGTCCTAGGCAACCACAGGGACATGGGTGACCACCGTGTCATTCTACCTGATGACATCCGCCAGGTTATCGCTAATCTGAATAG ACCCATGGGTTCCTCCTATATTCACTACGCTGAAGCCTCTATGAAGAATGGATTTGGTTTGAAATATTTACACAGATTTTTCAACATTCCTTTCCTGCAACTTCAG AGGGAGACTCTGTTACGGCAGCTCGAGACCAACCAGTTAGACATGGACGCCACTCTGGAGGAGCTCACCGTGCAGCAGGAGACTGaggatcaaaactatgaaat TTTCTTGGAGAACATAGAGACCCGCAGTAAAGGCTATGGTTCTCCTGGTCCAGCCAACGGCCGGAGCCCCTCCTCGGGCTCCCAGTCCCCTACCGTTCCTCCAAGCGGGGCCTCCACTGGCAGCTCTAGCCCTGGCACCCCTCATCAGCCAACCATCCCTGCCCAGGTCCCCGGCCTCCAGGCCCCCTCGCCCTCgccctctcctccgcctcctgTCCTGGCAGCTGGGATGGTTTCCCCCACAGCTGAGCTTCAATCCCCCACTCTGAGGCAGGCTCAGTGTCCTGAGCATCCTGGACCATCACCGCTTCCCCCAGCATCAGGCCCTGCCCAGGCCCCGCCTCCTCAGAAACGTGGCTTGATCTCACGCCTCTTTGGCTCCGCCCCGGCCCCAGAGGTGACTGCCACCATGCCAG AGCCGGAGCCTGCCCCCGTGTGTCCTGCTAATGTTCAGAGTGTGGATGACTTTGTGCCAGACGAGGGTCTGGATAAAAGCTTCCTGGAGGACAGCCTGCCCTCTAAAGTTAAGGTTCCCCAACCTGCACTGGACAGTGACAG TGatggggaggacagagggaacCCCATGGTGGCAGGTTATATGGATGAGCTGGACCCAGATGACAAGGAGCCCCCGCTGCCCCTACCCAACACCCCGGGCCTTCTCACCAGTAAAGACTTCACTATGTCTAGTGATGAGGAGGAGTTGGAAGCACAGCCCCCACTAATATCACCACCAGTACCTGCTGTCACTCAGGATGAACACCTCAACCTTGACAGTGATTCAGAGCTGATAAA ACCGTGCACTGAGTCCATAATGCCCCGTGCCATGGAGCCCCAAGCTCCGGAGCCTTTGGCACCTGCTGGCCAACTCTTGGAGAACACTGTCCCCCAGGTGGCTGAGCCCATCACCCTCACCCTAACCTCTGCACCTGCAGTAGCCCTGGAGCAGCCAGGCCTACccagagggaaaaagggaggaACCCCTGGGGTGGACTCGGACTCTGACCCAGGGGCCCCTGTTGCTGAGCAGATGCTCTCCTTCGTGATGGATGATCTTGACTTTGCGTCTGAGGAGGAGGCAGTCATCCAGAAGATAACTAAG GAAGTTTTCCCAGTCAGGGATGAAGTACTGTCTGATCTGGAGCTGTCAGATGATGACATCCCTCCAGCCACGCTGATCCCAGAGCCTCTGAAGCCCACACCGGTCCTGAAGCCCTCCTTTCAGAGTAATAATGAGACCGACCTGTTTGGCTTGGGCTTTACAGAGGAAGCCACCAAAGCCAAGGACAGCAGTGAGGACCTAGAAG AGAAGGAAAGCAAACACTCTGCAAaagaaaagaagaaaaagaagaagaaaagcaAAGAG GAGGATGAGAAGAGCAGCAAGAAGAAGCATAAAAAGGACAAGAAAAAGGAGAAAGATGAGACCGGAACAGAAGATGACAAAGAGAGGAAAAAGAAGAAATCTCGGACCAAGAAAATGGATGACTTGGAGGATTTCTTGGCTGGAGGGGAGGGGTCAGCAAATAGAGAGGGCGGAGACTATGAAGAACTCTAG
- the rabl6b gene encoding rab-like protein 6 isoform X3 — translation MHLPYGALKKLVGSEPGQPRDKSIPAGMQSMNQSLQRRFAKGVQYNMKIVIRGDRNTGKSTLWHRLQGKKFTDDYIPTQEIQATSIHWNYKTTDDVVKVEVWDVVDKGRGKKRGDTLKVENEPQESDEVALDAEFLDVYKNCNGVIMMFDITKQWTFNYILRELPKVPTHVPVCVLGNHRDMGDHRVILPDDIRQVIANLNRPMGSSYIHYAEASMKNGFGLKYLHRFFNIPFLQLQRETLLRQLETNQLDMDATLEELTVQQETEDQNYEIFLENIETRSKGYGSPGPANGRSPSSGSQSPTVPPSGASTGSSSPGTPHQPTIPAQVPGLQAPSPSPSPPPPVLAAGMVSPTAELQSPTLRQAQCPEHPGPSPLPPASGPAQAPPPQKRGLISRLFGSAPAPEVTATMPEPEPAPVCPANVQSVDDFVPDEGLDKSFLEDSLPSKVKVPQPALDSDSDGEDRGNPMVAGYMDELDPDDKEPPLPLPNTPGLLTSKDFTMSSDEEELEAQPPLISPPVPAVTQDEHLNLDSDSELIKPCTESIMPRAMEPQAPEPLAPAGQLLENTVPQVAEPITLTLTSAPAVALEQPGLPRGKKGGTPGVDSDSDPGAPVAEQMLSFVMDDLDFASEEEAVIQKITKEVFPVRDEVLSDLELSDDDIPPATLIPEPLKPTPVLKPSFQSNNETDLFGLGFTEEATKAKDSSEDLEEKESKHSAKEKKKKKKKSKEEDEKSSKKKHKKDKKKEKDETGTEDDKERKKKKSRTKKMDDLEDFLAGGEGSANREGGDYEEL, via the exons ATGCATCTTCCTTATGGGG CTTTGAAGAAGTTAGTTGGTTCTGAACCAGGCCAGCCAAGGGACAAGAGCATCCCTGCTGGCATGCAGTCCATGAACCAGAGTTTACAGAGACGCTTTGCCAAAGGAGTACAGTACAACA TGAAAATAGTTATCCGTGGAGACCGAAATACTGGCAAGAGCACTCTATGGCATCGACTGCAAGGAAAGAAATTCACAGATGACTACATACCCACTCAAGAGATCCAGGCAACCAGCATCCATTGGAACTACAAAA CCACTGATGACGTGGTCAAGGTGGAAGTGTGGGACGTGGTGGATAAAG GCAGAGGTAAAAAGCGAGGGGACACTTTGAAAGTAGAGAATGAACCCCAAGAG TCTGACGAAGTGGCCTTGGATGCAGAGTTCCTCGATGTTTACAAGAACTGCAACGGCGTGATCATGATGTTTGACATTACCAAGCAATG GACATTCAACTACATCCTGAGAGAGCTGCCCAAAGTACCCACTCATGTTCCAGTGTGTGTCCTAGGCAACCACAGGGACATGGGTGACCACCGTGTCATTCTACCTGATGACATCCGCCAGGTTATCGCTAATCTGAATAG ACCCATGGGTTCCTCCTATATTCACTACGCTGAAGCCTCTATGAAGAATGGATTTGGTTTGAAATATTTACACAGATTTTTCAACATTCCTTTCCTGCAACTTCAG AGGGAGACTCTGTTACGGCAGCTCGAGACCAACCAGTTAGACATGGACGCCACTCTGGAGGAGCTCACCGTGCAGCAGGAGACTGaggatcaaaactatgaaat TTTCTTGGAGAACATAGAGACCCGCAGTAAAGGCTATGGTTCTCCTGGTCCAGCCAACGGCCGGAGCCCCTCCTCGGGCTCCCAGTCCCCTACCGTTCCTCCAAGCGGGGCCTCCACTGGCAGCTCTAGCCCTGGCACCCCTCATCAGCCAACCATCCCTGCCCAGGTCCCCGGCCTCCAGGCCCCCTCGCCCTCgccctctcctccgcctcctgTCCTGGCAGCTGGGATGGTTTCCCCCACAGCTGAGCTTCAATCCCCCACTCTGAGGCAGGCTCAGTGTCCTGAGCATCCTGGACCATCACCGCTTCCCCCAGCATCAGGCCCTGCCCAGGCCCCGCCTCCTCAGAAACGTGGCTTGATCTCACGCCTCTTTGGCTCCGCCCCGGCCCCAGAGGTGACTGCCACCATGCCAG AGCCGGAGCCTGCCCCCGTGTGTCCTGCTAATGTTCAGAGTGTGGATGACTTTGTGCCAGACGAGGGTCTGGATAAAAGCTTCCTGGAGGACAGCCTGCCCTCTAAAGTTAAGGTTCCCCAACCTGCACTGGACAGTGACAG TGatggggaggacagagggaacCCCATGGTGGCAGGTTATATGGATGAGCTGGACCCAGATGACAAGGAGCCCCCGCTGCCCCTACCCAACACCCCGGGCCTTCTCACCAGTAAAGACTTCACTATGTCTAGTGATGAGGAGGAGTTGGAAGCACAGCCCCCACTAATATCACCACCAGTACCTGCTGTCACTCAGGATGAACACCTCAACCTTGACAGTGATTCAGAGCTGATAAA ACCGTGCACTGAGTCCATAATGCCCCGTGCCATGGAGCCCCAAGCTCCGGAGCCTTTGGCACCTGCTGGCCAACTCTTGGAGAACACTGTCCCCCAGGTGGCTGAGCCCATCACCCTCACCCTAACCTCTGCACCTGCAGTAGCCCTGGAGCAGCCAGGCCTACccagagggaaaaagggaggaACCCCTGGGGTGGACTCGGACTCTGACCCAGGGGCCCCTGTTGCTGAGCAGATGCTCTCCTTCGTGATGGATGATCTTGACTTTGCGTCTGAGGAGGAGGCAGTCATCCAGAAGATAACTAAG GAAGTTTTCCCAGTCAGGGATGAAGTACTGTCTGATCTGGAGCTGTCAGATGATGACATCCCTCCAGCCACGCTGATCCCAGAGCCTCTGAAGCCCACACCGGTCCTGAAGCCCTCCTTTCAGAGTAATAATGAGACCGACCTGTTTGGCTTGGGCTTTACAGAGGAAGCCACCAAAGCCAAGGACAGCAGTGAGGACCTAGAAG AGAAGGAAAGCAAACACTCTGCAAaagaaaagaagaaaaagaagaagaaaagcaAAGAG GAGGATGAGAAGAGCAGCAAGAAGAAGCATAAAAAGGACAAGAAAAAGGAGAAAGATGAGACCGGAACAGAAGATGACAAAGAGAGGAAAAAGAAGAAATCTCGGACCAAGAAAATGGATGACTTGGAGGATTTCTTGGCTGGAGGGGAGGGGTCAGCAAATAGAGAGGGCGGAGACTATGAAGAACTCTAG